A window from Leptothermofonsia sichuanensis E412 encodes these proteins:
- a CDS encoding alpha/beta hydrolase yields MLLSFQFFQRSLTQGASRFTQLTGALLLGVGAGILANGTPTLAAERVILTYGVLQEQFSIQDMQTFAETGELSRLRQFQLRVAGADPTALGLLPLR; encoded by the coding sequence ATGCTGCTGTCTTTTCAGTTTTTCCAGCGATCGCTCACCCAGGGTGCATCCAGGTTTACACAACTCACGGGTGCTTTACTGTTGGGTGTTGGTGCAGGGATACTTGCTAATGGGACACCAACTCTGGCGGCGGAACGAGTAATCCTCACCTATGGGGTGCTCCAGGAACAATTCTCTATTCAGGATATGCAGACCTTTGCAGAAACTGGGGAGTTGAGCCGTCTCCGCCAGTTTCAACTGAGAGTGGCTGGTGCCGATCCAACGGCATTGGGATTGCTGCCACTTCGCTGA
- a CDS encoding YihY/virulence factor BrkB family protein, which yields MIQYIRSSLLPYIRSTILPSKPAQMIIKTGMKWDQDNCPGMAAALSYYALFSLFPMLLVILSIIGSLIGPSTVAFKSIQEAIERYLPPEVHELVKGTVIALNQNSVGAGIIGFSLLLFTASAVFGVLRSSVNKIWRSPSRVSEAGSILKMALFFLANKLLAFLLVLGTGLLLLVSLVANIAIKTILELVKNFQEIFTFIEVDELQLSRGLHVGSSFLILALTAGILFKILPSVYVGWQDVWLSALVTSLLLVGLQQLVGNSVITIGSHFLSYGVIGSVMILMLWIFLTCQIFLLGCVLSYVYAYIFGSRRNRSMDPSDIAGDRGQEMGDREGRTMG from the coding sequence ATGATTCAATACATTCGATCCAGCCTCCTGCCCTACATACGCTCTACCATTCTGCCCTCGAAGCCAGCCCAAATGATTATCAAAACCGGGATGAAGTGGGATCAGGACAATTGCCCTGGCATGGCAGCGGCTCTCTCCTACTATGCCCTGTTCTCCCTGTTTCCCATGTTGCTCGTGATCTTGAGTATTATCGGTTCGTTGATTGGACCCAGCACGGTTGCCTTCAAATCGATCCAGGAAGCGATAGAACGGTATCTCCCCCCAGAGGTTCATGAGCTGGTCAAAGGAACTGTGATTGCGCTCAACCAGAATAGCGTGGGGGCTGGAATTATTGGATTCAGTTTACTGTTATTTACTGCCAGCGCGGTCTTTGGTGTTCTGAGGAGTTCAGTCAATAAAATCTGGCGATCGCCCAGTCGAGTGTCTGAAGCTGGCTCAATCCTGAAAATGGCGCTCTTCTTCCTTGCCAACAAACTGTTGGCTTTTCTGCTGGTGCTGGGGACTGGCTTACTATTGCTGGTTTCATTAGTGGCAAATATTGCCATCAAAACGATCCTTGAACTGGTTAAAAACTTTCAAGAGATATTCACATTCATCGAGGTTGATGAACTGCAACTATCCAGAGGGCTGCATGTGGGATCGTCGTTCCTGATTCTGGCGCTGACTGCCGGTATATTGTTCAAGATTTTGCCATCCGTTTATGTTGGCTGGCAGGATGTCTGGCTAAGTGCGCTGGTGACTTCCCTGCTATTAGTAGGATTGCAACAATTAGTCGGAAACAGTGTCATTACCATTGGCAGTCATTTCCTCTCCTATGGTGTGATTGGAAGTGTGATGATATTGATGCTATGGATTTTTCTAACCTGCCAGATCTTTCTCCTGGGCTGTGTGCTTTCCTATGTCTATGCCTATATCTTTGGCAGTCGCCGTAACCGCAGCATGGATCCGTCAGATATAGCAGGGGACAGAGGCCAGGAGATGGGGGATAGGGAAGGAAGAACGATGGGATAA
- a CDS encoding alpha/beta hydrolase, with product MPFRDFQTFVKTGDTQQSELKDFFARIPKTAQATRTVLTREIVITRPFAEQNFRNPIANFLVLQLNKVLTSTVMPDNLEPLRTAVVASYQDDQRISMLELMSNYPEREMIVQLPRVERAYNRVNAFVERVQPALETAKLFLQDLVCDCPTASATPAVGAASEMTEEVSSASAVKAVSCP from the coding sequence GTGCCGTTCCGTGACTTTCAGACATTTGTTAAGACGGGGGATACTCAGCAGAGTGAGCTAAAAGACTTTTTTGCCCGAATTCCCAAAACTGCACAGGCAACTCGCACAGTGCTCACCCGTGAGATTGTGATTACGCGCCCGTTTGCTGAGCAAAACTTCAGAAATCCGATCGCCAATTTTTTAGTCCTTCAGCTCAACAAAGTCCTGACTTCCACCGTCATGCCCGATAACCTGGAACCCCTGCGAACAGCGGTGGTGGCTTCTTACCAGGACGATCAACGGATTTCTATGCTGGAACTGATGAGCAATTATCCGGAAAGAGAGATGATTGTGCAGCTTCCCCGGGTTGAGCGGGCATACAACCGGGTGAACGCCTTTGTTGAACGGGTACAGCCAGCCCTGGAAACAGCAAAGTTATTCTTGCAAGATCTGGTGTGTGATTGCCCAACGGCTTCGGCGACCCCGGCGGTCGGGGCAGCCAGTGAGATGACCGAAGAAGTGAGTTCTGCCTCTGCTGTAAAGGCGGTGAGTTGCCCCTAA
- a CDS encoding MFS transporter — protein sequence MLTGLAATPLISTPWAIADLVYDEESSELATLGLILASVLGGLMGVLLGGFIASRISWRWAFLPSLSLLLLVSLFRRSLPNLNLRSEQPIDWMGGLLSFLGLTAIFMGFSLGGEFGWWEPRRVVSIAGLVIPPFALSIVPTLVAVGVIILGFFGLWQRRQADRSKASLLRVGLLREREFVFGILAAMVHTLITTGVQFNLYQFIPVALSLNPFETALTVIPYNLTMPVVLVAVVKYKVLSDRIAPKYIVLSGISLLGAGIAVLYSRLDWQVTSLELIPGLVIMGIGSGLFLSYVSALAFSAASAAEKPQCPGIYNPIQNLGSSLGRGILGTALMFFASQGIVDGILQKLDTTLSPAQRLEAISRLQEMLQTFSRQEIQEIFANKLPPSVYPLVRSISLDAATSGIKISLLIALVFIGICLLLATRLPKYPSCRRV from the coding sequence TTGTTGACGGGACTGGCCGCCACTCCCCTGATCAGTACTCCCTGGGCGATCGCCGATCTGGTTTATGACGAAGAATCGAGCGAACTGGCGACGCTGGGGCTGATTCTGGCATCCGTTCTGGGGGGGCTGATGGGGGTGCTACTGGGGGGCTTTATTGCTTCCAGGATTAGCTGGCGGTGGGCATTTCTGCCTTCACTCAGTCTGCTGCTGCTGGTGTCATTGTTCCGGCGATCGCTGCCCAATTTGAACCTGCGATCCGAACAACCGATCGATTGGATGGGAGGTTTGCTCTCTTTTCTGGGGCTGACTGCTATCTTCATGGGCTTCAGTTTAGGGGGGGAATTTGGCTGGTGGGAACCCCGGCGTGTGGTTTCTATTGCCGGGCTGGTGATTCCTCCTTTCGCCCTTTCAATTGTGCCTACCCTGGTTGCTGTCGGAGTCATTATTCTGGGGTTTTTTGGTTTGTGGCAGCGAAGGCAGGCAGACCGCAGCAAAGCGTCTTTACTGCGGGTGGGTCTTTTGCGGGAGCGAGAATTTGTCTTCGGAATTCTGGCGGCTATGGTGCATACCCTGATTACAACTGGGGTGCAATTTAACCTGTACCAATTTATTCCTGTCGCCCTTTCGCTGAATCCATTTGAAACAGCACTGACAGTTATTCCCTATAACCTGACCATGCCAGTGGTGCTGGTCGCCGTGGTCAAATACAAGGTTTTGAGCGATCGCATCGCGCCCAAGTACATTGTTCTGAGCGGGATTTCTCTGCTGGGTGCGGGCATTGCGGTTCTCTACAGCCGACTGGATTGGCAGGTAACTTCGCTAGAACTCATACCAGGACTGGTGATTATGGGCATCGGCTCAGGCTTGTTTTTGTCCTATGTCAGTGCGCTTGCGTTTTCAGCCGCTTCGGCGGCGGAGAAACCCCAATGTCCCGGAATTTATAATCCAATCCAGAATTTGGGGAGTTCTCTGGGAAGGGGAATTCTGGGTACAGCACTCATGTTTTTTGCCTCTCAGGGCATTGTTGATGGCATTCTACAAAAGCTTGACACAACCCTATCCCCCGCCCAGCGCCTTGAAGCCATCAGTCGATTGCAAGAGATGCTGCAAACATTTTCCAGACAAGAAATTCAAGAAATCTTTGCGAACAAACTACCGCCATCGGTCTATCCATTGGTGCGATCCATCAGCCTGGATGCCGCAACCTCAGGAATCAAAATTTCCCTTTTAATTGCTCTTGTCTTTATCGGAATTTGTCTTCTGCTTGCCACCCGCTTACCCAAATATCCTTCCTGCCGTCGCGTTTAA
- a CDS encoding glycosyltransferase, whose translation MLPSFSIVLETENLANADLEGLSRSLASLVHQDISPGQANEVLLMDSGDVPTDLLEQLCDRYPWITVKPAPAGTGYYEAKMLGAQLASGDILVYADSDCIYEPSWLRTILTTFAEHEHIQVVAGETTTRGVGPYGTAMALTYIFPQYSGETTLTPTSQYFLNNVAFRRQFLLDHPIPTGLPLYRGNCVIHACHLLQDGHRIWRQPQARATHAPPNGLSHFFWRFLLIGHDYYWQNRLLSKAADRPMNQESPQDQNYPNPVSGLQGKLQVFGERLQRMVKNEPQHLIYLPLSIPVVAISVLLIAIGNGITTLKPDYLLKLYDRILGEAL comes from the coding sequence ATGCTTCCTAGTTTTTCTATCGTTCTTGAAACTGAGAACCTGGCGAATGCCGATTTGGAGGGATTGTCCAGATCCCTGGCATCCCTTGTCCATCAGGATATTTCACCCGGTCAGGCCAATGAAGTTCTGTTGATGGATAGCGGTGATGTCCCGACGGACTTGTTGGAGCAGTTGTGCGATCGCTATCCCTGGATTACGGTAAAACCTGCTCCGGCGGGCACTGGCTACTACGAAGCCAAGATGCTGGGTGCCCAACTCGCCAGTGGAGATATCCTGGTATACGCCGATTCTGACTGTATCTATGAACCATCCTGGTTGAGAACCATTCTGACGACCTTTGCGGAGCATGAGCACATTCAGGTGGTTGCCGGAGAAACCACCACACGCGGTGTTGGTCCCTATGGCACCGCCATGGCGCTGACCTATATCTTCCCTCAGTATTCAGGCGAAACCACTCTGACTCCCACTTCCCAGTATTTCCTCAACAACGTCGCGTTCCGGCGACAGTTTTTGCTGGATCATCCCATCCCTACAGGACTGCCCCTCTACCGGGGTAACTGCGTTATCCATGCCTGCCATCTGCTGCAAGACGGGCACAGGATCTGGCGGCAGCCCCAGGCTCGTGCCACCCATGCCCCCCCCAATGGACTGTCCCATTTCTTCTGGCGGTTCCTGCTGATTGGGCACGACTACTACTGGCAAAATCGCCTGCTATCGAAAGCCGCCGATCGCCCCATGAACCAGGAATCTCCACAGGATCAGAATTACCCCAACCCGGTGAGTGGGCTGCAAGGCAAACTCCAGGTATTTGGGGAGCGGCTTCAGCGGATGGTCAAGAACGAACCCCAACATTTGATCTACCTGCCCCTTTCCATCCCCGTTGTGGCTATCTCTGTGCTGCTGATTGCCATCGGAAATGGGATTACTACTCTGAAGCCAGACTATTTGCTGAAACTCTACGATCGCATTCTGGGGGAAGCCCTGTAG
- a CDS encoding cyclic peptide export ABC transporter, with amino-acid sequence MNLILFLLRSSWKMVTIAICTGFLSGGSSAGLIALISSAMSQETVNLPAIGWAFLGLAFISLVTSITSQIVLIRLAQEAVFQLRLNLSRQILGSELAHLEKLGAPRLLATLTDDIQAVTDAVKLVPFLCIDLAIVFGCLVYITWLSWQVFFVVCGITVVALSSCRWLLRRGKRLLAQAREEQDALFKHFKAVTEGTKELKLHYWRRQAFLREDLQKTAATYRQFNVDGLTMFAITSSWGKLIFFFAVGFVLFALPTVMTLNTQTISGYVLTFTYLMLPMDRLVNQLPAMSRAGIALSKIQSLGLSLASRAEVAEVPEPICQNWRSLTLKGVTYTYQVGEEDACFVLGPVDLTFQPGELVFIVGGNGSGKSTLAKLITGLYIPEMGEVYLDGRRISAEQREWYRQHFSVVFADFFLFDRLLGLDQENLDTQAENYLRRLKLDHKVSVVGGQLSTTSLSTGQRKRLTLLTAYLEDRPIYLFDEWAADQDPTFKELFYTEFLPQLRSQGKAVLVISHDDHYFHLGDRLIKLDYGQIEYDKRSHEKEAG; translated from the coding sequence ATGAATTTGATCCTCTTTCTTTTGCGATCGTCCTGGAAGATGGTAACAATTGCCATCTGCACAGGTTTCCTCAGCGGTGGCAGCAGTGCTGGATTGATTGCCCTGATCAGTAGTGCAATGAGCCAGGAAACGGTCAATCTGCCTGCCATTGGCTGGGCATTTCTGGGGCTGGCATTCATTTCCCTGGTGACAAGTATTACTTCCCAGATTGTGCTGATTCGGCTGGCACAGGAAGCCGTTTTTCAACTGCGCCTTAACCTCAGCCGTCAAATTCTTGGGTCAGAACTGGCACACCTGGAAAAACTGGGTGCCCCTCGCCTGCTGGCGACCCTGACCGATGACATTCAGGCGGTGACGGATGCTGTGAAACTGGTGCCGTTTCTGTGCATCGACCTGGCGATCGTGTTCGGTTGCCTGGTCTACATCACCTGGCTTTCCTGGCAGGTGTTTTTTGTGGTCTGTGGAATTACAGTTGTGGCGTTGAGTAGCTGCCGCTGGTTGTTGCGCCGGGGAAAAAGGCTGCTGGCACAGGCGCGGGAAGAGCAGGATGCTCTGTTTAAGCATTTTAAGGCGGTGACAGAGGGGACGAAGGAACTCAAATTGCATTACTGGCGGCGGCAGGCATTTTTGCGAGAGGATTTGCAAAAGACAGCCGCCACCTATCGCCAGTTCAATGTCGATGGCTTGACAATGTTTGCCATCACTTCCAGTTGGGGCAAGCTGATCTTTTTCTTTGCTGTGGGGTTCGTGCTGTTTGCCCTGCCAACGGTGATGACCCTCAATACACAAACCATTTCTGGCTATGTCCTGACCTTTACTTACCTGATGTTGCCCATGGATCGGCTGGTCAATCAATTACCGGCGATGAGTCGGGCAGGCATTGCCCTCAGCAAGATCCAATCCCTGGGACTTTCCCTCGCCAGTCGAGCGGAGGTGGCAGAAGTGCCAGAACCTATTTGTCAGAACTGGCGATCGCTGACCTTGAAAGGCGTAACTTATACCTACCAGGTGGGAGAGGAAGACGCCTGCTTTGTTCTGGGACCGGTAGACCTCACATTTCAGCCAGGAGAACTGGTGTTTATTGTGGGGGGTAATGGCAGTGGTAAGTCAACCCTGGCAAAACTGATTACAGGGCTTTATATCCCGGAGATGGGGGAAGTTTATCTGGATGGGCGGCGGATCAGTGCCGAACAACGGGAGTGGTATCGCCAGCATTTTTCCGTTGTATTTGCTGACTTCTTCCTGTTTGATCGTCTGTTGGGGCTGGATCAGGAAAACCTGGACACCCAGGCAGAAAACTACTTACGGCGGTTAAAACTGGACCATAAGGTTTCTGTAGTTGGGGGGCAACTCTCCACCACATCCCTCTCAACCGGGCAACGCAAACGATTGACCCTGCTGACGGCTTACCTGGAAGATCGACCGATCTATCTGTTTGACGAATGGGCCGCCGACCAGGACCCCACCTTCAAGGAACTGTTTTATACTGAGTTCCTGCCCCAATTGAGAAGCCAGGGTAAAGCTGTGCTGGTGATCAGCCATGACGATCACTACTTCCACCTGGGCGATCGCCTGATCAAGCTAGACTACGGACAGATTGAGTATGATAAACGCTCCCATGAAAAGGAGGCGGGATGA
- a CDS encoding BaiN/RdsA family NAD(P)/FAD-dependent oxidoreductase, protein MSQKRNCSLNVVVIGGGAAGFFAAIVCAESHPHTSVTLLEASRQPLSKVRISGGGRCNVTHACFDPALLVQHYPRGSKALRGAFSRFQARDTVAWFEARGVRLKTEADGRMFPVTDDSATIVNCLLRAAQEHRVNLWAGAAVKAVVQQARQFQVQVKSGEVFEAERVLLATGSSPGGYAIARSLGHSIEPPVPSLFTFNIADPRLQELAGVSVPSASLRLQVEKTRWLQTGPLLITHWGLSGPAVLKLSAWGARELHDHHYQAELVINWIPPYNPETLRRDLLKVKSQLPQRTVTANCPVPIPRRLWERLTAYVGVKAGDRWAELSNKTLNALIQELTRGQYRVNGKGIFKEEFVTCGGVRLQDVDFKTMESRICPGLYLAGEILDIDGVTGGFNFQSAWTTGWLAGQAMGNR, encoded by the coding sequence TTGAGCCAGAAGCGTAATTGTAGCCTCAATGTTGTGGTCATCGGTGGGGGAGCGGCGGGCTTCTTTGCCGCGATCGTCTGTGCTGAGAGCCATCCCCACACCAGCGTCACTTTACTGGAAGCTTCCCGCCAGCCGTTGTCAAAAGTGCGAATTTCCGGGGGAGGGCGGTGTAATGTAACCCATGCCTGCTTTGATCCCGCCTTGCTGGTGCAGCATTATCCGCGGGGGAGCAAGGCTTTGCGAGGAGCGTTCAGCCGCTTTCAGGCGCGGGATACGGTTGCCTGGTTTGAGGCGCGGGGCGTCCGGCTGAAGACCGAAGCAGATGGACGGATGTTTCCAGTCACGGATGACTCAGCGACCATTGTGAATTGCTTGCTGCGGGCAGCCCAGGAACACCGGGTAAACCTGTGGGCAGGTGCGGCTGTGAAGGCAGTTGTGCAGCAGGCCAGGCAGTTTCAAGTGCAGGTGAAGTCGGGAGAAGTGTTTGAGGCGGAGCGGGTGTTACTGGCAACGGGGAGCAGTCCTGGAGGGTATGCGATCGCCCGCTCTCTGGGACATTCGATCGAACCTCCGGTCCCTTCTCTGTTCACCTTCAATATCGCTGATCCACGGTTACAGGAACTGGCTGGAGTTTCCGTCCCCTCTGCCAGTTTGCGCTTGCAGGTGGAGAAAACGCGATGGCTGCAAACCGGACCGCTGCTGATTACCCATTGGGGGCTGAGTGGTCCGGCAGTGCTGAAGCTTTCTGCCTGGGGAGCCAGGGAACTGCATGACCATCACTATCAGGCAGAGTTGGTGATCAACTGGATTCCCCCATACAACCCGGAAACCCTGCGGCGGGATTTGCTGAAGGTCAAATCTCAGTTACCCCAGCGGACAGTGACCGCAAACTGCCCGGTTCCCATCCCGCGGCGTCTCTGGGAACGGTTAACCGCTTATGTGGGGGTGAAAGCGGGCGATCGCTGGGCAGAGCTCTCGAACAAGACTCTAAATGCGTTGATTCAGGAACTCACCCGTGGTCAGTACCGGGTCAATGGTAAAGGGATATTCAAAGAAGAGTTTGTCACCTGTGGAGGGGTGAGACTCCAGGACGTGGATTTTAAGACGATGGAAAGTCGGATTTGCCCTGGACTGTACCTGGCCGGTGAAATCCTTGATATTGACGGGGTCACTGGCGGCTTTAATTTTCAGAGTGCCTGGACCACCGGCTGGCTGGCGGGGCAGGCAATGGGTAACCGTTAG